The Anabas testudineus chromosome 14, fAnaTes1.2, whole genome shotgun sequence genome includes a region encoding these proteins:
- the LOC113170176 gene encoding claudin-4-like encodes MASQGLQIMGAMLAVIGLLGTIITCGLPMWKVTAFIGPIIVTAQVFWEGLWMTCVVQSTGQMQCKVYDSMLALAPDIQAARAMGIISVICGAFGILVVVIGGKCTNCMEDEVAKAKVCIVSGVIFIIAALLIMIPVSWTAHSVIRDFYNPMLLDSQKRELGASLYIGWASAGLLLLGGGLLCNNCPPNDQKPYMHSKFTSSNVNYV; translated from the coding sequence ATGGCTTCTCAAGGTCTCCAGATAATGGGTGCGATGCTTGCTGTCATCGGCTTGCTGGGCACCATCATCACGTGTGGTCTCCCCATGTGGAAGGTCACCGCTTTTATTGGACCAATCATCGTCACTGCGCAGGTGTTTTGGGAAGGCTTGTGGATGACCTGTGTGGTCCAGAGCACGGGTCAGATGCAGTGTAAGGTTTACGACTCAATGCTGGCCCTGGCTCCAGACATACAGGCCGCCAGGGCCATGGGAATCATCTCTGTGATCTGCGGGGCATTTGGCATCCTCGTAGTCGTGATCGGAGGAAAGTGCACCAACTGCATGGAGGATGAGGTGGCCAAAGCCAAAGTTTGCATTGTGTCGGGTGTCATTTTCATAATAGCCGCCTTGCTGATTATGATCCCAGTGTCGTGGACTGCTCATTCAGTGATCAGGGACTTTTATAATCCCATGTTGCTCGATTCCCAGAAAAGGGAGCTGGGCGCTTCCCTTTACATCGGATGGGCCTCTGCTGGACTGCTACTGCTGGGAGGGGGCCTGCTTTGCAACAATTGCCCTCCGAATGATCAGAAACCCTACATGCATTCCAAGTTCACCTCTTCAAATGTGAACTATGTGTGa
- the LOC113170178 gene encoding claudin-4-like, with translation MVAAGLQILGSALGILGWIGVIVACALPMWKVTAFIGSNIVTSQTSWEGIWMSCVVQSTGQMQCKVYDSMLALSSDLQAARALTIVSIIVGVMAILLSVAGGKCTNCVEDETSKAKVGITAGVMFIIAGVLCAIPVCWTANTIIQDFYNPLVYSAQKRELGASLFIGWGAAALLLIGGGMLCCHCPPKDNSAAYTAKYKAARSDASTAPSGKNMV, from the coding sequence ATGGTGGCTGCTGGGTTACAGATACTTGGTTCCGCTTTGGGGATCCTGGGCTGGATTGGTGTCATCGTTGCATGCGCCCTTCCCATGTGGAAAGTCACCGCTTTTATTGGCAGCAACATTGTCACCTCGCAGACCTCCTGGGAAGGTATATGGATGAGCTGCGTGGTCCAGAGCACAGGCCAGATGCAGTGTAAGGTCTACGACTCCATGCTGGCTCTCAGCTCGGATCTCCAGGCTGCCAGGGCCCTGACCATCGTCTCTATCATCGTGGGCGTCATGGCTATCCTGCTGTCCGTGGCTGGAGGAAAATGCACCAACTGTGTGGAGGACGAGACATCCAAGGCCAAGGTGGGAATTACAGCTGGGGTTATGTTCATCATAGCTGGTGTCCTCTGCGCCATCCCTGTCTGCTGGACTGCCAACACCATCATCCAAGACTTCTACAACCCCCTGGTGTACAGCGCCCAGAAGAGAGAGCTGGGTGCTTCACTCTTCATCGGATGGGGAGCAGCCGCTTTATTGCTGATCGGAGGAGGGATGCTCTGCTGCCACTGCCCTCCTAAGGATAATAGTGCTGCCTACACTGCTAAGTACAAAGCTGCAAGATCCGATGCCTCAACAGCACCGTCTGGGAAAAACATGGtctga
- the LOC113171106 gene encoding claudin-3-like — MVSFGLELVGVILSVLGWVLSVISCALPMWRVSAYIGANIVTAQVYWEGLWMSCVFQSTGQMQCKVYDSMLALPQDLQAARALTVVSIVIGVVALLIALVGAKCTNCIEDESAKAKVMAASGGAFITAALAELVPVSWSANTIVTDFYSPIVPSGQKMEIGAALYLGWAAAALLLIGGCILCCSCPPKEEKSLRYTVKPQSRVAYSAAPMSTAQSSYNRKDYV, encoded by the coding sequence ATGGTGTCCTTTGGACTTGAACTGGTCGGCGTCATTCTGTCGGTGCTCGGCTGGGTGCTGAGTGTGATCAGCTGTGCCCTGCCGATGTGGAGGGTCTCCGCTTACATTGGTGCCAACATAGTGACAGCACAGGTGTACTGGGAGGGCCTGTGGATGAGCTGCGTGTTCCAGAGCACGGGGCAGATGCAGTGTAAGGTCTACGACTCCATGCTGGCTTTACCTCAGGACCTGCAGGCCGCCAGGGCGCTCACCGTTGTCTCTATCGTCATTGGAGTGGTGGCTCTCCTCATCGCTCTGGTGGGAGCAAAGTGCACAAACTGCATCGAGGACGAGAGCGCCAAAGCCAAGGTGATGGCTGCTTCTGGGGGGGCGTTCATCACAGCAGCTTTGGCCGAGCTGGTGCCCGTTTCCTGGTCGGCAAACACCATCGTAACCGATTTCTACAGTCCAATCGTCCCTTCTGGACAGAAGATGGAGATAGGGGCAGCACTGTATCTGGGCTGGGCCGCCGCAGCCCTGTTGCTCATCGGAGGGTGCATACTGTGCTGCAGTTGCCCTCCAAAGGAAGAGAAATCATTGAGATACACTGTGAAACCCCAGAGCCGTGTAGCATACTCCGCCGCACCAATGTCAACAGCCCAAAGCTCCTACAACAGGAAGGACTATGTGTGA
- the LOC113170614 gene encoding claudin-3-like, whose translation MSMGMEIVGIALGFIGFIIAIVTCALPMWKVTAFIGANIVTAQTIWEGLWMNCVIQSTGQMQCKVYDSMLALSPELQAARAMTVVSIILAVMGVLIAIVGAKCTNCIEDEPSKAKVMIISGIFFILAGLLVLIPVSWTSSVIIRDFYNPLLTDAQRREIGASLYIGFGAAAMLIIGGAMLCASCPPKEKKYKQPRMMYSAPRSTSAGGGYDRKDYV comes from the coding sequence ATGTCGATGGGCATGGAGATTGTGGGCATTGCCCTTGGATTTATTGGATTTATCATTGCAATAGTGACATGTGCCCTGCCAATGTGGAAGGTGACTGCCTTCATCGGAGCCAACATTGTCACTGCTCAGACCATCTGGGAGGGTTTGTGGATGAACTGTGTCATCCAGAGCACAGGCCAGATGCAGTGCAAGGTCTACGACTCCATGCTGGCTTTGTCTCCAGAGCTGCAGGCCGCCAGAGCAATGACCGTCGTCTCCATCATACTTGCAGTGATGGGAGTCCTGATCGCCATTGTTGGCGCCAAGTGCACCAACTGCATCGAAGATGAGCCATCCAAGGCCAAGGTGATGATCATCTCTGGAATATTCTTCATCCTCGCTGGTCTTCTGGTCCTCATCCCTGTTTCCTGGACCTCCAGCGTCATCATTAGGGATTTCTACAACCCGCTCCTGACAGACGCACAGAGGAGGGAGATCGGGGCCTCACTCTACATCGGCTTTGGAGCAGCTGCCATGCTCATCATTGGTGGGGCGATGCTGTGCGCCAGCTGCCCGCCAAAAGAGAAGAAGTACAAGCAACCCAGGATGATGTACTCGGCTCCACGCAGCACCAGTGCAGGCGGGGGTTACGACAGGAAAGACTATGTTTGA